From a single Artemia franciscana chromosome 9, ASM3288406v1, whole genome shotgun sequence genomic region:
- the LOC136030832 gene encoding E3 ubiquitin-protein ligase NEDD4-like has product MKVLINQMSTRRHLQVYGCAQSNVTQLLKLTIICANLPKPCARDKYNPYVRIALVGSQNSVTDLVGSQSLIDIARTKVRKRTLNPQWNEVFFIHVKPNLDKLVLTVLDNNMLMRDTVFGTVELDLGTTPRFAHHILKQGVCEQRSMKGVILVAHSYVSRTSEADLMSITANINARVPQRNMFLDRFSKLLKRRSVVGDKGTLSDQEIVETPITLSRHYSKNYKIFVNSLPKPPITPEYFQLLVSRDSIVEESFQAMSQVTNPEVLRAELRVTFFGEDGSDLGGLTKEWFCLVAKKLCNPDYGLFEYSSTDNFQLQINPLSGLCNERHLMYFRFLGRLAGMAAYHSKMLDVFFTRPFYKTLLKKTIKIEDIREADIMCYKSWKWILENDPTDLGLTFSTDEGSLGFIHQIDLLPGGSNIPVTSENKHQYINALLESRFVTRTESQMDEFRQGFHEVVPIEKIVIFNENELELLLCGTNEVDVNDWKENTVYTGGYFKKHKVIVWFWKAVLSFTSEERLKLLQFVTGTSRVPVNGFKGLSQGSTHKSFTIECWGKSDHLPRSHTCANKIDLPPYTSYKQLKAKIKSALELTEGFFFT; this is encoded by the coding sequence ATGAAAGTGTTGATAAACCAAATGAGTACAAGAAGGCATCTACAAGTTTATGGTTGCGCACAAAGCAATGTAACACAACTTCTTAAGCTTACAATTATTTGTGCCAACTTGCCAAAACCATGTGCTCGGGACAAATATAATCCCTACGTACGAATTGCTCTTGTTGGATCTCAGAATTCAGTTACAGATCTTGTCGGATCTCAATCTTTGATTGATATTGCTCGGACGAAAGTAAGAAAACGGACGTTGAATCCTCAATGGAACGAAGTATTTTTCATTCATGTAAAACCGAACCTAGATAAACTAGTGCTTACCGTTCTTGATAACAACATGTTGATGAGAGATACGGTTTTCGGTACGGTCGAATTAGATCTGGGAACAACACCTCGTTTTGCGCATCACATATTGAAACAAGGAGTTTGTGAGCAACGATCAATGAAGGGAGTTATATTGGTAGCACATTCTTATGTTTCAAGAACATCCGAAGCAGACTTGATGTCCATTACAGCGAACATAAATGCCCGCGTTCCACAGCGCAATATGTTCCTGGATCGGTTTTCCAAACTACTAAAACGTAGAAGCGTTGTTGGTGACAAAGGAACGCTCTCAGACCAAGAAATTGTGGAAACACCAATTACTTTGTCAAGACATTACAGTAAGAATTATAAAATCTTCGTAAATTCACTGCCAAAACCACCCATAACGCCTGAATATTTCCAACTTCTTGTTTCTAGGGATTCAATTGTAGAAGAATCTTTTCAGGCAATGTCACAAGTTACAAATCCAGAAGTGCTGCGAGCTGAGCTGCGTGTTACATTTTTCGGAGAAGATGGTTCCGATCTAGGTGGATTGACAAAGGAATGGTTCTGTCTAGTTGCAAAAAAGCTTTGTAACCCAGACTATGGACTTTTCGAGTATTCATCGACCGATAATTTTCAGCTTCAGATTAATCCTCTTAGTGGTCTTTGCAATGAGAGACACTTGATGTATTTCAGATTCCTTGGAAGATTAGCTGGCATGGCTGCTTATCACAGTAAAATGctggatgttttttttactcGTCCTTTTTATAAGACACTGTTAAAGAAGACAATAAAAATCGAGGACATAAGGGAAGCTGATATTATGTGCTATAAATCCTGGAAATGGATCCTAGAAAACGATCCAACGGATTTAGGATTGACCTTTTCGACCGATGAAGGGTCATTGGGTTTTATCCACCAAATAGACCTCCTTCCAGGTGGATCCAATATCCCTGTTACGAGCGAAAATAAACACCAGTATATAAACGCGCTTCTGGAAAGTCGTTTCGTGACTCGTACCGAATCTCAAATGGATGAATTTCGGCAAGGATTCCATGAGGTTGTACCCATCGAAAAGATTgtgattttcaatgaaaacgaGCTTGAACTTCTCCTTTGTGGTACCAACGAAGTAGATGTGAATGACTGGAAAGAGAATACAGTTTACACTGGGGGATATTTTAAGAAACATAAAGTTATTGTTTGGTTTTGGAAAGCTGTACTTTCATTTACGTCAGAGGAAAGACTCAAGCTGCTTCAATTCGTCACTGGAACATCTCGTGTCCCTGTAAATGGATTCAAAGGACTTAGTCAAGGATCAACTCATAAATCATTTACAATCGAATGTTGGGGTAAAAGCGATCACTTACCTAGATCCCATACTTGTGCTAATAAAATTGACTTGCCACCTTATACTTCATATAAACAGTTAAAAGCTAAGATAAAAAGTGCATTAGAGTTaactgaaggtttttttttcacttaa